From the genome of Papilio machaon chromosome 9, ilPapMach1.1, whole genome shotgun sequence, one region includes:
- the LOC106712902 gene encoding ectopic P granules protein 5 homolog — MATMIKEKRKDKKKTRQKQNINIPVPKELDDKIQERIKEEHETSEKDESELSDRIATINLKPENKFLTQNENTINIHDEYEQSNPSSTQQTVTISDVKIDTEEFICQSSEITQNENDIPSAPAFEEEEIKNPPAYNTQCIYSEEIEHKIKCMPLEEAVKLFGGAEISEVRAISEKEEVIVEGGPVSGPEHPLVDLLSSFRSSLNAMDHEGTTISQGFIQEEKSRSLLWKIEKERAYASEYCPSCAKSLSVQVTFETATLQTEKIPAARLRLEALARDVQESYCHHQHTALMTYYQIEDLVYMTIQSGMGEIREALSLLLQAMRLSDGASEVYSASLQRWVVALAAKLLYTRDLRHLIFLIHHLFRQNRSVRWASRVLRVQVTDVCSAARAIALLELILARPGLETAVECTEELVEGWEEVGRSGEGSAVGEGLLRERDALALLRALPLRQLLAKMALFNRSDIESTEEHEWGDGSGGHGVLKAACGARALLAVLQRAVHAHAHYARLQRELTELCACALQLVAALHQRSRHLYHPEVAERVQVELEAVFVAGLLLHQGKDLTQLPATLLSEATARDYCFGLIATLHDKGPHRIASLDVDVGVVRCDVRVLVVLQAALDRADDHELARTLLQFLCQTAVKRKPQWCRQPCEVTARESLPRLLAVHPYLHAISLHVLADLNQGEPVDPTAVSYLSVQEWRPNYAEVLGVLEDWSLKCPHLIEHLLLQMEYTPHQGVSLETQLAMGAWLCEYVRRVGGEVREWAWSVLERLHVHRAQWAVPLETPPPKTEPQDMFSTAFALLATSWGHSVPLICSVGVRALVGVARVRPGVAARCLVAMMRAVQHTPESVALTPEFTEVFNVLLGSGPSLMARALGRAGPASTELLEKALLNELLSSQSQNPGILNPWLRGLWAPTLPSSARALLDTAVRTVEDVPAIDTVVSLMLQGENSKEFLDDAVRNCSVAPLLCEAALRGAHAQYELSAHMWPRLTDAIAQQRAHGHKVHVDNAIKQIGCTISSEELVVYRTASAVLSAPLRHPAHLTLWRLFFHLYLQRPPSSPQLTSIPVGPLFFSGIIKSRVLSQLKKRLQEAIDYHKIQSEQLKIEVYPQTEQIPTTSDSRKTNITKTYDRKLCAPITINDLIEEECSNDSESESSEEEITEERVSESSATREKFHLYCYHSGAIKMLSEYNNWLSDGDKSRAAPHHADIARFIQHEGLSAARRNSLPRWFVSATPPRPHAPPTQPTPLQRAIDALLQIKEARSLSPLPDIQPLLDEHNNLSDARVIYNLVDRHLRTMESDAQSWSREVSQISQLDSKLLELLRALRVRRPLPTYTKWCGNDTCKPIKIAIQRYEWVISTGAEEGIEQNRRCALAALRAMSRPRPSTARVAATLQSLVRVVRSRETAVRVAERAGNSAAAVHSFPPAVDAITSLVTHLAERWVCGDAGACGRLLRAWAGGGAHALCSALVQPRRLDHTSFLELYHTVLTTSLPPPAAFSYLSRFEMATWAERVDPVQREKMLDILVQAAQSWGPAPEPEHHVLLELIGVHIGLVCGVGEVCALVVGGLRACARGSLPPTLCAHLTHAAAHAHAFTYNQLGNLLREVGAIWWETRTSLTEETNLYVPYASHLADILQVLQQAFTAATKALGHDTERVSWFSWSVLREAWSPWVQPGTPPPLLPVTHTEDSNAHADMLQRFRETLQLLIDDCPGSEEYVLRHVWEWAVHTYIAGARAPQSCRVSLSALLSALESLPWHTAQWMHASCMPLALQISRCSDREIVSWCGARWRCACAASWVRGVQDAHLAPHLAALISIFCSPQLQLDTQVLEEAALLPWQRLPEAALDAAFEQFFVDFHNPAFPYHETMQFRLLLCASQLIIVGETPECGVGARARRARSVSQCVRAAATPTLTQHARAHAETMLRVLTDLAPHIEDSKGEIEELLSRALVIMCLEPAAGAALPVWQQWVQSCGVKLRLSAASAAASLTALEYFVPLADTIATTHMTLSGSEGGGWCALRTRLCACAWGGGAAGAAGVRRGWHAAYALLPPDTPPSLEVLRALTSFNITPNDDEPIMAVWVCVLCRTALQSRRVTAVSADMSECVEVSRGVLVRWAAEPRRSLLQLVAMHHDTHTVRIRLLCRLALCILDPSSEEFAKAYEASCSALPPGQVEAVSWGRAPGAKYLPRLAAILYPGRDVYFDEEAKLLQQIT; from the exons ATGGCAACTATGATCAAGGAAAAACGAAAAGAT aaaaagaaaactagGCAGAAACAGAACATAAATATACCAGTGCCCAAGGAATTGGATGATAAAATTCAAGAGAGAATAAAAGAGGAACATGAAACATCGGAAAAAGATGAATCCGAACTCTCTGATAGAATAgctacaataaatttaaaacctgAGAATAAATTTCTTACACAAAAcgaaaatacaataaatattcatgATGAATATGAACAAAGTAATCCGTCAAGCACTCAGCAAACAGTCACAATTAGTGATGTCAAAATTGATACTGAGGAATTTATATGTCAATCAAGTGAAATCacacaaaatgaaaatgatattCCGTCAGCTCCTGCCtttgaagaagaagaaataaaaaatcctcCAGCATATAATACGCAATGTATATACTCCGAAGAAattgaacataaaataaaatgcatgcCTCTGGAAGAAGCTGTAAAACTTTTTGGAGGTGCTGAGATATCTGAAGTGAGAGCTATATCGGAGAAAGAAGAGGTCATTGTTGAAGGAGGTCCTGTTAGTGGACCTGAACATCCACTTGTTGATTTACTGTCATCTTTTag ATCATCTCTAAATGCTATGGACCATGAAGGGACTACAATCAGCCAGGGATTTATCCAGGAAGAAAAATCTAGATCACTATTATGGAAGATTGAAAAGGAGAGAGCATATGCATCGGAATATTGTCCTTCATGTGCCAAAAGTTTAAGTGTACAAGTCACTTTTGAAACTGCTACATTACAAACGGAGAAAATACCGGCTGCTCGATTAAGATTAGAGGCGTTGGCTCGAGACGTCCAAGAATCATATTGTCATCATCAGCACACAGCTTTAATGACGTACTATCAG atAGAAGATTTGGTGTATATGACAATACAGAGTGGTATGGGTGAAATACGTGAAGCTCTCTCCTTATTACTGCAAGCTATGCGACTCAGTGATGGTGCCTCGGAAGTATACTCAGCATCACTACAACGTTGGGTAGTCGCTCTAGCTGCCAAGCTACTCTATACAAGAGATCTGAGGCATCTGATATTTCTTATACACCATTTATTCag ACAAAATCGTTCAGTGCGTTGGGCGTCGCGTGTGTTGCGTGTGCAAGTGACAGACGTGTGTAGCGCGGCGCGGGCCATCGCACTGCTCGAGCTGATACTGGCCAGACCAGGACTGGAGACTGCGGTCGAGTGCACCGAAG AGCTGGTGGAGGGTTGGGAAGAGGTGGGTAGGAGCGGGGAGGGGAGTGCGGTAGGAGAGGGGCTGCTGCGCGAGCGCGACGCCCTGGCCCTGCTGCGCGCGCTGCCGCTGCGACAACTGTTGGCCAAGATGGCGCTCTTCAACAGATCG GACATAGAGAGTACTGAGGAACATGAATGGGGCGATGGTTCCGGCGGGCACGGCGTGCTGAAAGCGGCGTGCGGCGCGCGCGCTTTGCTGGCCGTGCTGCAACGCGCAGTGCACGCGCACGCGCATTACGCACGCTTGCAGCGCGAGTTAACGGAGTTGTGCGCGTGCGCATTGCAACTTGTGGCCGCGCTACATCAACGATCCAG GCATTTGTACCACCCCGAGGTTGCGGAGAGGGTACAGGTAGAGCTGGAGGCGGTGTTCGTAGCTGGTCTGCTGCTGCATCAGGGCAAGGACTTGACTCAGCTACCGGCCACGCTGCTCAGCGAGGCCACCGCGAGAGATTACTGCTTCGGTCTCATCGCAACATTACATG ATAAAGGACCGCATCGTATCGCGTCGCTCGACGTAGATGTGGGCGTGGTGCGTTGTGACGTGCGCGTACTCGTAGTACTACAAGCGGCACTTGATCGTGCGGACGACCATGAACTAGCTCGGACACTACTGCAGTTTCTTTGCCAG ACAGCAGTAAAACGCAAGCCCCAGTGGTGCCGGCAGCCATGTGAGGTGACCGCACGCGAATCTCTGCCTCGACTACTAGCGGTACATCCCTATCTTCACGCCATCAGTCTACATGTACTGGCAGATTTGAATCAGG GTGAACCTGTAGATCCAACAGCAGTCAGCTACTTGTCTGTACAAGAATGGCGTCCGAACTACGCCGAAGTGCTGGGTGTGCTGGAGGACTGGTCATTGAAGTGTCCGCACCTCATTGAACATCTACTGCTTCAGATGGAGTATACACCTCATCA AGGTGTATCACTGGAAACTCAGCTGGCAATGGGGGCGTGGCTATGCGAGTATGTACGCAGAGTGGGCGGTGAGGTGCGAGAGTGGGCGTGGTCAGTACTGGAGAGGTTGCACGTGCACCGCGCGCAGTGGGCGGTGCCACTCGAAACTCCGCCCCCTAAAACCGAACCTCAAGATATGTTCTCCACTGCATTTGCATTGTTAGCCACCAGTTGGGGTCATTCTGTACCTTTG atatGTTCTGTTGGTGTGCGTGCACTAGTGGGTGTGGCCCGGGTACGTCCGGGCGTGGCTGCACGTTGTCTGGTCGCCATGATGCGCGCTGTACAGCACACACCGGAGTCAGTTGCACTTACCCCAGA ATTCACGGAGGTATTTAATGTACTGCTCGGCTCCGGTCCGTCTCTGATGGCCCGCGCACTCGGCCGCGCTGGACCCGCCAGTACTGAACTGTTAGAAAAGGCCCTACTCAATGAATTACTTAGTTCACA GTCACAGAATCCTGGTATATTGAATCCCTGGTTACGTGGTCTGTGGGCGCCCACACTGCCCAGTTCCGCACGAGCCTTACTCGATACTGCTGTGCGGACAGTGGAGGACGTGCCCGCGATAGATACTGTTGTCTCTCTCATGCTACAG GGTGAAAATAGCAAAGAGTTCTTAGACGACGCAGTGCGTAACTGTTCAGTGGCTCCTTTGCTATGTGAGGCGGCGCTGCGAGGTGCGCACGCGCAGTACGAGCTGTCCGCACACATGTGGCCCCGCCTTACGGACGCGATCGCACAACAACGTGCGCACGGACATAAAGTGCACGTTGATAATGCGATCAAG CAAATAGGTTGTACAATAAGTTCCGAGGAGCTAGTTGTGTACCGCACAGCGAGCGCGGTGCTCTCCGCGCCGCTGCGTCATCCCGCACACCTCACACTGTGGCGGCTCTTCTTCCATCTCTATCTGCAGAGACCGCCTTCCAGCCC ACAACTTACATCAATACCAGTTGGTCCATTGTTCTTCAGTGGAATAATAAAGTCTCGGGTTCTATCGCAACTAAAGAAACGTCTTCAAGAAGCCATAGATTATCATAAAATACAGAGCGAACAGTTAAAAATTGAAGTCTATCCACAAACAGAACAAATTCCTACAACCAGTGATTctagaaaaacaaatattacaaaaacatatgatAGGAAATTATGTGCACCAATAacaattaatgatttaatagAAGAAGAATGTAGTAATGATTCGGAGAGTGAGTCATCGGAAGAAGAGATAACAGAAGAGAGAGTAAGTGAATCTTCTGCTACGAGAGAAAAGTTCCATCTCTACTGTTATCATTCGGGTGCAATAAA GATGTTGTCTGAGTACAATAACTGGTTGTCGGATGGAGACAAGAGTCGAGCGGCGCCGCACCACGCTGACATAGCTCGCTTTATACAACATGAG GGTCTAAGTGCAGCGCGGCGGAACTCTTTGCCGAGGTGGTTTGTATCGGCCACGCCCCCGCGGCCACACGCCCCGCCCACACAACCCACACCCCTACAGCGAGCTATTGATgctttgttacaaataaaggAAGCCAGATCATT atcACCTTTACCAGACATCCAGCCTTTATTAGACGAACATAATAATTTGTCAGACGCCCGCGTTATCTACAACCTTGTGGACAGACATTTGAGAACTATGGAATCTGACGCTCA AAGTTGGAGCCGCGAGGTGTCGCAAATATCGCAATTAGACAGCAAGTTGCTGGAGTTGTTGCGTGCGCTGCGCGTGCGCCGCCCCCTGCCTACATACACCAAGTGGTGTGGCAATGACACATGCAAACCTATAAAGATTGCTATACAG AGATACGAGTGGGTGATATCAACGGGTGCGGAAGAAGGAATCGAACAAAACAG ACGCTGTGCTTTAGCAGCTTTGCGAGCTATGTCTCGCCCCAGACCTTCTACAGCCCGTGTCGCTGCAACATTGCAGTCTTTGGTCAG AGTTGTGCGTAGTCGAGAGACTGCTGTGCGTGTAGCGGAGCGCGCAGGGAACAGCGCAGCCGCAGTACACAGCTTCCCACCTGCCGTAGACGCTATTACCTCCCTTGTCACACATCTTGCCGAG AGGTGGGTGTGTGGTGACGCGGGGGCGTGCGGACGTCTGCTGCGTGCGTGGGCGGGGGGCGGGGCTCACGCGCTTTGCTCCGCCCTCGTGCAGCCGCGACGACTGGACCACACCTCATTCCTTGAACTGTACCACACTGTGCTGACTACCTCACTTCCACCACCAGCTGCTTTTAGCTATCTATCCAGG TTTGAGATGGCAACGTGGGCTGAGAGAGTAGATCCAGTGCAGAGGGAGAAGATGTTGGACATTCTGGTTCAGGCTGCGCAGAGTTGGGGGCCCGCACCGGAGCCCGAACACCATGTCCTCCTTGAG TTAATCGGAGTGCATATAGGTTTAGTGTGCGGTGTAGGCGAGGTGTGTGCGCTAGTGGTGGGGGGTTTGAGGGCGTGCGCGCGCGGCTCACTACCCCCCACTTTGTGCGCACACCTGACGCACGccgctgcgcacgcgcacgcatTTACGTACAACCAG TTAGGTAATCTCCTAAGAGAGGTTGGCGCCATCTGGTGGGAGACACGCACTTCACTTACAGAAGAAACTAATTTGTATGTGCCGTATGCATCGCACCTCGCAGATATACTGCAAGTGTTACAGCAGGCTTTCACTGCCGCTACTAAAGCGCTGGGACATGATACTGAAAGAG TGTCGTGGTTCTCGTGGTCTGTGTTGCGGGAGGCGTGGTCTCCGTGGGTACAACCTGGGACTCCGCCCCCTCTATTACCTGTCACACACACGGAAGACTCAAACGCGCACGCTGATATGCTGCAAAGATTCAGAGAAACTTTACAACTTCTCATAGACGACTGTCCAG GTAGCGAGGAGTACGTACTACGTCACGTGTGGGAGTGGGCGGTGCATACGTACATTGCGGGTGCGCGTGCGCCGCAGTCCTGTCGTGTGTCTCTATCTGCGCTGCTCTCCGCACTGGAGTCTCTACCCTGGCACACTGCGCAATGGATGCATGCTAGTTGTATGCCATTAGCACTGCAG ATAAGTCGGTGTAGCGACAGGGAGATAGTGTCGTGGTGCGGTGCGCGGTGGcggtgcgcgtgcgcagcgaGCTGGGTGCGCGGTGTACAGGACGCACACCTCGCGCCGCACCTCGCCGCGCTGATCTCTATATTCTGCTCCCCGCAACTACAACTTGACACACAG GTGTTGGAAGAAGCGGCGCTGTTGCCATGGCAGCGGCTGCCAGAAGCGGCGCTGGATGCAGCCTTTGAGCAATTCTTTGTCGACTTCCACAATCCTGCCTTCCCATACCACGAGACAATGCAATTtag gttacTATTATGCGCTAGTCAACTAATAATAGTGGGGGAAACACCGGAGTGCGGTGTAGGTGCGCGTGCGCGGCGTGCCCGTAGCGTGTCGCAGTGCGTGCGCGCCGCGGCCACGCCCACTCTCACACAGCATGCGCGTGCCCACGCAGAGACCATGCTGAGAGTACTCACCGACCTAG CGCCGCACATAGAGGACTCTAAGGGTGAGATAGAGGAGCTGCTGAGTCGTGCCCTCGTCATCATGTGCCTGGAGCCCGCCGCCGGCGCAGCTCTGCCT GTGTGGCAACAATGGGTGCAGAGTTGTGGTGTGAAGTTGCGGCTGTCGGCGGCGAGCGCGGCTGCTTCACTCACAGCACTTGAATACTTTGTACCACTCGCTGACACCATCGCTACCACTCATATGACTCTATCAG
- the LOC106712941 gene encoding uncharacterized protein LOC106712941 — translation MAWTNNNVLEFLDLYRKEPVLWDPKNPAHKTRSDIAAAWNRIQNSFSLNCSVVDLKKKKESLMTSFRMHMNRKKKRRGDYQPTWFLFSHMESFLGGNYECDSTNQLQQENFNNPTNAPSHQQMVTELNVGARSNTNESSNNVSRYSMTPLPQANVDKRPKKINNSNYVFVKKDLKEEAQDLKKDTEARDFDEYDLYGQLLAKKLRKLEEHQRDVAMHEIDNIMFRAKMQGSTSQTQNYTSSPSPVHRKMKSPIFIVTQHTHEYEDENIPYQDHMQPQAPS, via the exons ATGGCGTGGACAAATAACAATGTATTAGAATTTTTGGATCTATATCGTAAAGAGCCAGTTCTATGGGATCCTAAAAACCCCGCACATAAAACAAGAAGTGATATTGCGGCGGCATGGAATAGAATCCAAAATTCTTTTTCGTTGAATTGTTCAGTGGTAGatcttaaaaagaaaaaagagtCTTTAATGACGTCTTTTAGAATGCATATgaatagaaaaaagaaaaggcGTGGTGACTATCAACCTAcatggtttttattttcacatatGGAAAGTTTTCTTGGCGGGAATTATGAATGTGATAGTACAAACCAACTTCAACAAGAG AATTTCAATAATCCTACAAATGCTCCATCGCATCAACAAATGGTAACAGAACTAAATGTTGGTGCAAGAAGTAATACAAATGAAAGTAGTAATAATGTGTCAAGATATTCAATGACACCACTTCCTCAAGCAAATGTTGATAAGAGACCTaagaaaatcaataattcaaactatgtttttgttaagaaagatttaaaagaaGAAGCGCAGGATCTTAAAAAGGATACAGAGGCAAGAGATTTTGATGAATATGATTTGTATGGCCAACTATTGGCtaagaaattaagaaaattggAGGAACATCAGCGAGATGTTGCCATGCAcgaaattgataatattatgtttaggGCTAAAATGCAAGGTAGCACGAGCCAAACACAAAATTATACGTCTTCTCCTTCACCGGTACATCGGAAGATGAAATCACCAATTTTCATAGTGACACAGCATACTCATGAATACGAAGATGAAAATATACCATATCAAGATCACATGCAGCCGCAAGCACCATCATAG